The Syngnathus scovelli strain Florida chromosome 13, RoL_Ssco_1.2, whole genome shotgun sequence genome has a window encoding:
- the stard7 gene encoding stAR-related lipid transfer protein 7, mitochondrial isoform X4 has protein sequence MQSEVKRGRCRFTKGDHCGFVTGQRLRRACRIAELYSNLYSERTRWTLVSSLWRRFQSKHPSPGKLIAALAGVFMWDNEKIQDEEMYRCGLELEALDAVKSLNAHAGTVSGHVEQGWEVVMEKKDFRVWKRPIPDSHLYEYRVLGSYTDVTPRQFFNVQLDTEYRKKWDALVIKLEVVDRDINTGSEIVHWATHFPYPMYSRDYVYVRRYEVDVENNLMILVSRAVQHPRVPESQNFVRVHSYQSKMVIRPHKSFDENGFDYLLTYSDDPQTAFPRYCVSWMVSSGMPDFLEKLHTAALKAKNLEVGIYDYTSVIKSKDNAGRQQNQERLAAENKHGSGSSQMFA, from the exons ATGCAGAGTGAAGTCAAGAGGGGAAGGTGTCGTTTTACAAAAGGTG ACCATTGCGGCTTTGTCACCGGCCAGAGGTTGCGGCGTGCTTGTCGGATTGCCGAGCTCTACTCCAACTTGTACTCTGAAAGGACCCGATGGACCCTGGTGAGCAGCTTATGGCGCAGGTTCCAGAGCAAGCATCCCTCCCCGGGCAAGCTGATCGCGGCACTTGCTGGGGTCTTCATGTGGGACAATGAGAAGATTCAAGATGAGGAAATGTACAG ATGCGGCCTGGAGCTTGAGGCCCTCGATGCTGTAAAGAGTCTAAATGCACATGCAGGCACAGTGAGTGGTCACGTGGAGCAGGGCTGGGAAGTTGTGATGGAGAAGAAGGACTTCCGTGTGTGGAAGCGACCGATCCCCGACAGCCACCTCTACGAGTACAGAG TGTTGGGCTCATACACTgatgtcacaccaaggcagttCTTCAATGTGCAG TTGGATACCGAGTATAGGAAGAAGTGGGATGCCCTGGTGATCAAACTAGAAGTGGTGGACCGGGACATCAACACTGGCTCAGAAATTGTACACTGGGCTACGCACTTTCCT TATCCCATGTATTCCAGGGACTACGTGTATGTACGACGCTATGAGGTGGACGTGGAAAACAACCTGATGATCCTAGTTTCCAG AGCCGTGCAGCATCCTCGAGTCCCAGAGTCTCAAAATTTTGTGAGAGTTCACTCATATCAATCTAAGATGGTCATCCGTCCCCACAAGTCCTTCGATGAG AATGGATTTGACTACCTGCTAACCTACAGTGACGACCCTCAGACTGCCTTCCCTCGTTACTGTGTGAGCTGGATGGTGTCAAGTG GCATGCCGGACTTCCTCGAGAAGCTTCACACTGCTGCGTTGAAGGCCAAGAACTTGGAGGTTGGTATTTATGACTACACTAGCGTCATCAAGTCCAAGGACAACGCGGGCCGCCAGCAGAACCAGGAGCGTCTCGCCGCTGAGAACAAACACGGCAGCGGTTCCAGTCAGATGTTCGCCTGA
- the stard7 gene encoding stAR-related lipid transfer protein 7, mitochondrial isoform X3: MDFCQRTNKSATFSSRNNHCGFVTGQRLRRACRIAELYSNLYSERTRWTLVSSLWRRFQSKHPSPGKLIAALAGVFMWDNEKIQDEEMYRCGLELEALDAVKSLNAHAGTVSGHVEQGWEVVMEKKDFRVWKRPIPDSHLYEYRVLGSYTDVTPRQFFNVQLDTEYRKKWDALVIKLEVVDRDINTGSEIVHWATHFPYPMYSRDYVYVRRYEVDVENNLMILVSRAVQHPRVPESQNFVRVHSYQSKMVIRPHKSFDENGFDYLLTYSDDPQTAFPRYCVSWMVSSGMPDFLEKLHTAALKAKNLEVGIYDYTSVIKSKDNAGRQQNQERLAAENKHGSGSSQMFA; encoded by the exons ACCATTGCGGCTTTGTCACCGGCCAGAGGTTGCGGCGTGCTTGTCGGATTGCCGAGCTCTACTCCAACTTGTACTCTGAAAGGACCCGATGGACCCTGGTGAGCAGCTTATGGCGCAGGTTCCAGAGCAAGCATCCCTCCCCGGGCAAGCTGATCGCGGCACTTGCTGGGGTCTTCATGTGGGACAATGAGAAGATTCAAGATGAGGAAATGTACAG ATGCGGCCTGGAGCTTGAGGCCCTCGATGCTGTAAAGAGTCTAAATGCACATGCAGGCACAGTGAGTGGTCACGTGGAGCAGGGCTGGGAAGTTGTGATGGAGAAGAAGGACTTCCGTGTGTGGAAGCGACCGATCCCCGACAGCCACCTCTACGAGTACAGAG TGTTGGGCTCATACACTgatgtcacaccaaggcagttCTTCAATGTGCAG TTGGATACCGAGTATAGGAAGAAGTGGGATGCCCTGGTGATCAAACTAGAAGTGGTGGACCGGGACATCAACACTGGCTCAGAAATTGTACACTGGGCTACGCACTTTCCT TATCCCATGTATTCCAGGGACTACGTGTATGTACGACGCTATGAGGTGGACGTGGAAAACAACCTGATGATCCTAGTTTCCAG AGCCGTGCAGCATCCTCGAGTCCCAGAGTCTCAAAATTTTGTGAGAGTTCACTCATATCAATCTAAGATGGTCATCCGTCCCCACAAGTCCTTCGATGAG AATGGATTTGACTACCTGCTAACCTACAGTGACGACCCTCAGACTGCCTTCCCTCGTTACTGTGTGAGCTGGATGGTGTCAAGTG GCATGCCGGACTTCCTCGAGAAGCTTCACACTGCTGCGTTGAAGGCCAAGAACTTGGAGGTTGGTATTTATGACTACACTAGCGTCATCAAGTCCAAGGACAACGCGGGCCGCCAGCAGAACCAGGAGCGTCTCGCCGCTGAGAACAAACACGGCAGCGGTTCCAGTCAGATGTTCGCCTGA
- the stard7 gene encoding stAR-related lipid transfer protein 7, mitochondrial isoform X1 encodes MFHSVPRRVTTEVGVRTLRVPGVRSFRRAVQNDDGQGSAAWLGRAAGLFLSTLRRVGVLATESATRSGHRSKDLLSIFADHCGFVTGQRLRRACRIAELYSNLYSERTRWTLVSSLWRRFQSKHPSPGKLIAALAGVFMWDNEKIQDEEMYRCGLELEALDAVKSLNAHAGTVSGHVEQGWEVVMEKKDFRVWKRPIPDSHLYEYRVLGSYTDVTPRQFFNVQLDTEYRKKWDALVIKLEVVDRDINTGSEIVHWATHFPYPMYSRDYVYVRRYEVDVENNLMILVSRAVQHPRVPESQNFVRVHSYQSKMVIRPHKSFDENGFDYLLTYSDDPQTAFPRYCVSWMVSSGMPDFLEKLHTAALKAKNLEVGIYDYTSVIKSKDNAGRQQNQERLAAENKHGSGSSQMFA; translated from the exons ATGTTTCACTCCGTGCCCCGTCGTGTCACTACCGAGGTCGGCGTTAGGACACTCAGGGTCCCAGGGGTTAGGTCATTTCGACGGGCTGTGCAGAATGACGACGGCCAAGGCTCAGCGGCGTGGCTGGGCAGGGCCGCTGGCCTGTTCCTATCAACCCTGCGCCGGGTGGGGGTCCTTGCCACGGAGTCTGCAACAAGATCTGGACACAGAAGCAAGGATTTGCTGTCAATCTTCGCAGACCATTGCGGCTTTGTCACCGGCCAGAGGTTGCGGCGTGCTTGTCGGATTGCCGAGCTCTACTCCAACTTGTACTCTGAAAGGACCCGATGGACCCTGGTGAGCAGCTTATGGCGCAGGTTCCAGAGCAAGCATCCCTCCCCGGGCAAGCTGATCGCGGCACTTGCTGGGGTCTTCATGTGGGACAATGAGAAGATTCAAGATGAGGAAATGTACAG ATGCGGCCTGGAGCTTGAGGCCCTCGATGCTGTAAAGAGTCTAAATGCACATGCAGGCACAGTGAGTGGTCACGTGGAGCAGGGCTGGGAAGTTGTGATGGAGAAGAAGGACTTCCGTGTGTGGAAGCGACCGATCCCCGACAGCCACCTCTACGAGTACAGAG TGTTGGGCTCATACACTgatgtcacaccaaggcagttCTTCAATGTGCAG TTGGATACCGAGTATAGGAAGAAGTGGGATGCCCTGGTGATCAAACTAGAAGTGGTGGACCGGGACATCAACACTGGCTCAGAAATTGTACACTGGGCTACGCACTTTCCT TATCCCATGTATTCCAGGGACTACGTGTATGTACGACGCTATGAGGTGGACGTGGAAAACAACCTGATGATCCTAGTTTCCAG AGCCGTGCAGCATCCTCGAGTCCCAGAGTCTCAAAATTTTGTGAGAGTTCACTCATATCAATCTAAGATGGTCATCCGTCCCCACAAGTCCTTCGATGAG AATGGATTTGACTACCTGCTAACCTACAGTGACGACCCTCAGACTGCCTTCCCTCGTTACTGTGTGAGCTGGATGGTGTCAAGTG GCATGCCGGACTTCCTCGAGAAGCTTCACACTGCTGCGTTGAAGGCCAAGAACTTGGAGGTTGGTATTTATGACTACACTAGCGTCATCAAGTCCAAGGACAACGCGGGCCGCCAGCAGAACCAGGAGCGTCTCGCCGCTGAGAACAAACACGGCAGCGGTTCCAGTCAGATGTTCGCCTGA
- the stard7 gene encoding stAR-related lipid transfer protein 7, mitochondrial isoform X2, with translation MQSEVKRGRCRFTKGGQYAIKSSIGQSQRMQRANHCGFVTGQRLRRACRIAELYSNLYSERTRWTLVSSLWRRFQSKHPSPGKLIAALAGVFMWDNEKIQDEEMYRCGLELEALDAVKSLNAHAGTVSGHVEQGWEVVMEKKDFRVWKRPIPDSHLYEYRVLGSYTDVTPRQFFNVQLDTEYRKKWDALVIKLEVVDRDINTGSEIVHWATHFPYPMYSRDYVYVRRYEVDVENNLMILVSRAVQHPRVPESQNFVRVHSYQSKMVIRPHKSFDENGFDYLLTYSDDPQTAFPRYCVSWMVSSGMPDFLEKLHTAALKAKNLEVGIYDYTSVIKSKDNAGRQQNQERLAAENKHGSGSSQMFA, from the exons ATGCAGAGTGAAGTCAAGAGGGGAAGGTGTCGTTTTACAAAAGGTGGTCAGTACGCCATCAAATCCTCTATCGGACAAAGCCAGCGTATGCAGAGAGCAA ACCATTGCGGCTTTGTCACCGGCCAGAGGTTGCGGCGTGCTTGTCGGATTGCCGAGCTCTACTCCAACTTGTACTCTGAAAGGACCCGATGGACCCTGGTGAGCAGCTTATGGCGCAGGTTCCAGAGCAAGCATCCCTCCCCGGGCAAGCTGATCGCGGCACTTGCTGGGGTCTTCATGTGGGACAATGAGAAGATTCAAGATGAGGAAATGTACAG ATGCGGCCTGGAGCTTGAGGCCCTCGATGCTGTAAAGAGTCTAAATGCACATGCAGGCACAGTGAGTGGTCACGTGGAGCAGGGCTGGGAAGTTGTGATGGAGAAGAAGGACTTCCGTGTGTGGAAGCGACCGATCCCCGACAGCCACCTCTACGAGTACAGAG TGTTGGGCTCATACACTgatgtcacaccaaggcagttCTTCAATGTGCAG TTGGATACCGAGTATAGGAAGAAGTGGGATGCCCTGGTGATCAAACTAGAAGTGGTGGACCGGGACATCAACACTGGCTCAGAAATTGTACACTGGGCTACGCACTTTCCT TATCCCATGTATTCCAGGGACTACGTGTATGTACGACGCTATGAGGTGGACGTGGAAAACAACCTGATGATCCTAGTTTCCAG AGCCGTGCAGCATCCTCGAGTCCCAGAGTCTCAAAATTTTGTGAGAGTTCACTCATATCAATCTAAGATGGTCATCCGTCCCCACAAGTCCTTCGATGAG AATGGATTTGACTACCTGCTAACCTACAGTGACGACCCTCAGACTGCCTTCCCTCGTTACTGTGTGAGCTGGATGGTGTCAAGTG GCATGCCGGACTTCCTCGAGAAGCTTCACACTGCTGCGTTGAAGGCCAAGAACTTGGAGGTTGGTATTTATGACTACACTAGCGTCATCAAGTCCAAGGACAACGCGGGCCGCCAGCAGAACCAGGAGCGTCTCGCCGCTGAGAACAAACACGGCAGCGGTTCCAGTCAGATGTTCGCCTGA